The following nucleotide sequence is from Coffea eugenioides isolate CCC68of chromosome 10, Ceug_1.0, whole genome shotgun sequence.
TAACAATTCTCTCTAATGAGATGCTTTATTCACCCCACTGGTAGAGACATGTAATGGTAGTGTAGAAGAATTAAATGAGACGTAGGTTTGTTCACAAGTACACATCAATGTGCAAATTGAATATTACCAGATAACCATAGGTATAAACTCCGAGGTAGACACTTAAAATTTGATATTCTCTTAAAATATGTCAGATCACATCTATGAGCTAAGATGATGTTGCTTCTTATGGTGAGCATTTCCTGGGAATCTTGAAGATGATGTTCTAAGTTGGTATAAAAACATTTTGCCATTCATGAAGATGTGTTCTGTACTTATTTGTCTCTTCCCAAATATGGGAAAAACAGGGATTAGTGCAATTTCTAATACAGATCTATTTGCAGAAGAGTTTACCTTCTTCAATACGTATGTATTAATTCAATTAAACGTCTAATGTTAGCCTCATTTTTCTCGTTGAAGCAGTTATTTTTTCTGGCAATTAAGATAGTATGATATATGCTAGTATTCTCCTTACTTTTCTTCTCTGCTGTGGTCAAACAAAAGTTTTTACACGTGTCTGCTTTTGAGCCTGTAAGGAAAGTTCTCTTAGGCCATACATAGGTCAAAACTTTTACACTTACTATTTTGCCATTTTTTAGCACTGTAATTTTTTACGCTTTCTTGAGAATGCTTCTGATGTGTATTCTTCAGACAGGGGCTGGTACTTTCAAATTGGTGGAAAGATGAAGCTTGGGATGCCAATTTCTGGTGCTTTTAAAACAGCATTGGCCACTTGGAAATCTTGGGTCGAGAGTAGGATCAATACCAGAAAAACTCGTGTATTTTTCCGGACATTCGAATCCACCCACTGGAGGTGTGTTTTGTGCATCATGTTTGGTGAAGCTAATCAGCAGTGATTTCATTTGGATTATTTTGCTTCTGATTTTGCTATGTCCATTTAAGTCTTCCTGTGCATTGGTAGAATAAATTTGCAGCAGCTAAATTTTCTTTAGCATTAGCAGCTGCATCCATGTTAAATATattgttttctttattttcctgaAGCATTTAGTATTTGTTGGATGGCTTGTTATTGCTGTTTTTGTATTGGTGGAATGTCAAAGGTTTCCTTTTTGGTAACTTTTCCCGTAAACACTCTAACCATGAGCAAACTTTAATTGGGCCCTAGTTCGCATAATTACCATTTATTTCTTATATCTACAACAATTTTCCAAATTTCTAGTTGACTTATATTGATGcttgtatctgtatctgtagtGCATCCCGACAGCATTGCAAAGTAACAGAGCAGCCCATGTCAAAAGTTAACGGCAGGGACAAGCACCCGTTTTCTGATGCCATAATTGACGCTGCTAAGAATACATCAATACCTGTCACAGTGTTGCATGTAACTCCCATGGGGGCATTCAGAAGTGATGCACATGTGGGGACTTGGAGTGACAACCCATCAGTACCTGATTGTAGCCACTGGTGCTTACCTGGAGTACCTGATGTTTGGAACGAACTGCTCTTCTCATTTCTGCTCTCAGATCAAGGCCCTCAATGAATGTAAAGTAGCAAGTTTATTATCCTACTTGCATGTCCATATAATTGAGCTTGCTTGTACATACCTGtcatttttttcactttattgCTGCTTCACGGGTATGATGCCCATTTGATCAAGGTATATGCTTCCTTCAACAGGTCCGACAATTGACATATACTTCACTGCACATATACAACTTTATTGTTCCCCTTTTTGAGTCACTGAGGAATGAGGACTCTGCAAATAGAGCTTCTTTGTACATTGAGTGGCACTTCCTACTTTGTTGTATTATTCATCATCAAGAAGACAGttagatttttcttttccaactgTGCCAATGTAAAGAAATTCACTGATAATGGAAGACCGAGGATGTAAATTGAACTCAGGAAATGGCTTCATATGTACAAAGATTCCCTTAATGACAAGCTGGTCATTTTGATCTCTTTATAACAGGAATATAGCTTGCTTTATTTGTTCTCTTTTCATCTCCTTCATGCAAGTATGTGGATGGGGATTCAAAAATGCTGCAATCTTTGCTCTTTAAAGTATCAGATCTTAACAGAGCTTTGACTTAAGATATAAGTAGACATTCAGAAAGAAACCCCATATCTCATCCTGCTATGGCTTTAGTTACCATTTTTTGGATTACCATTGCCTGATTATCAAAGTAAAAGGATTCCTGACTCCCTGCTACCTAAGATTTCTGCATTTCCTTCATTTGCATATGCTTCTCCTTTCTGATCTACTAAATCACATTAGCATCTTATTTTCCGGAGGTATGTCATGGAGTTAACAAGTAGGATCTTCTTCAGTTCTCTGGTTTAATTAATCTAGGCAGTAATTAAAACGTTTTTTAGCTTTGAACTGGTCGGTAAAACACGATTTTTCTTCTGAATTCAGAAATCTTATGCATATTAGATTAATAACAGGCAATTGGCTCAGGAATATTTTGCTGCAGTTTTTTAAGAACAGAAGCAACGAAATGTGCAGCTCTGGCCTGATGGCagcagaaagaaaaaaattttgagagtGTTTTTTTCATAGTTTACCCTCATTAATCTTTCAGAGTCAAGCATTCAGATATtatatacttgtaattaagcggGCACTAGTACAATTTAGAAGTCTTTTAAGGGCAAATTCAATTTGTACATGTTCTTGATTATGGAACAATAATTACCACTTCCAATTTGATTATGAAACTATAAGCAGGCAAGAAGAAGCTGTTGAAGAAGTGTTTTTCACTCTAATCAAAATGTGAAGACTCCAAATCTTAACATGAGTGCCACGtttttggaagcttgaaagCATTGTCGTAAAGAAACAGGCTGAAATCTTTAGTACAAATATGAACCCTTCCCTGGATTATCTCATCATCCAACTGAGATCATCCCAAGATTTCCAAAAGCATTGCAATGGCCTCCGTCAACAACTACAACTTCCCTCATTTTCCTCCCCCACCAACACCTTTTGTTAGTCCACCAACTCCTGCCGGTCCGATTAGGcccccacctcctcctcctGTTATTCCACCAACCCCTGCCGGTCCGATTAGGCCCCCTCCTCCTCCTGTCATTCCACCACCTGCTCCCAAACCGACTAGCCCACCGCCTCCTCATGTCACCCCACCACCACCTCCCCACCGTACTCCACCACCTAAACCACACCCTATCACTCCACCACCTCCTCATATCctcccaccaccacctccatcGCCACCAGACCATCATTCAACAGTCATAATCATTGTGTTCGTGTCATTCGGCTGTCTTCTGTTCCTTGCTTGCTCCTTGTTAGCCCTCTGGTGCTTcttgaagaagagaaaaaagaaggcTGTGGAAGAGACAAAGATTGTCAACATGGATGAACACTTGAAGGTCCAGGAAGCAATAGTCCAAGGACCTCATGGACAAAAAACAGTAGTCCTTTCCGTTGAGGATGATGTGCATGTCAACGAAGTAGATTACAAAAAGAGTAAGAGTTTATCTGATGAGCAAAACATGCATGCAAAATCAGGAGAGATTGCTCCTAGCAGCCTTGAAGAAGGGAGATCTTCCTCTAGTCCTGTCCATCACCATTCTAAGCAAAATCCCAGCTGATTCATAACATTCAGTGTTCAATAACTTGAACATCACTTCCAAGACTTTCCTTTTTGCTTTAAGGCATTGTTTGCATTTCGAATaaaaattggtcaaataaaCATCACGAGGTAAAAGAAATATGTAACGTGATCAATGATTTTCCTACTTGTGGGAAATTAAGCTGTATAATTTATTCCTCCTTTTGATTGATGAATGAATTTGTTGTTAAATGCTTTAATTCATGATCAGCTGCTGCCATTGCATAACGTGTAATCACTTTGTACATTTATTTTTCATCAGTGTTGCAAATATGTTCTTCTTAATGGCAGTGATAGAAAGCTACATGCAATACGAACATGACATTAACCTGCAAATATGTTTTTTCATCAGTGTTGCAAATTTGTACATTTATTTTTCATCAGTGTTGTAAATATGTTCTTCTTAATGGCAGTGATAGAAAGCTACATGCAATATGAACATGACATTAACCTGTGTGAAATTAGACCATAAAGCTACACTTCTATTttctatttaaaaaaatattgggACAATAAAATATAGTAGGTTCTGGTAgctacactttttttttttttatttggcaAATTCCCCACccaactaaagaaataaaatacCTAGAAGACAAAGACCAAGTAAGGCCAAATGACTTTACACCAGTAGAAAATTCCAATTCACTAGACTGCCAGATTGGCCTTCATCTGTCAATGCAGGATGCAGTCTAATCCAGTGGCATGACTGGTATAGTTCACACCCATTTGTATTTTGGTGCTTTGCAGTTTGTATGGAGCAATTGCATCCTCATTTTTCTGAGCATCGAAATCTTTCCTTCTCTTTCTCTTGCAATTGATAACACCCCCCCAAGCACACAAAAAACTGATGAATGAGTTCAGGAAATAGTTCATCTCCTCAGCTTCAAGAATTTTCTGCCACCCCCCATTGTATTCAACTTCATTCCATCATATTCAAAAGCTAAGGACTCCCAACTTCTTCAGTTCATATATCTTCACATTTTCTTTAGAAAAGAAAGCTCCAAACTAATCAAACAGCATCCAGCTCTCTCACAGGTATCTCTTAATTATCTTGGTCATCCATATTACCTATGTTACTAAACCTTTTTGTTTATGCTTGGAGCAATAATGTTCAAATTTTTGTGTACAAATTGCTTATTACTCTAGCTCTGTAATTTCTCCCCATCATGGTAATATACCATTCTTTCCACCCAAATGCATATGAATTGGCACTTGAAAGTAGGAAATGTACAACCCCTAAATGCCAATGTACAACATACGTGTGCAATGGTTGCTTATTACTACATCATATTAAGTGCACTAAATTAATAGCTAGACCCAAAAAATGTACATATGTTATTGTCCTATTGTACTTAGTTCACTGATTAAAATTCTCAAAAATTATCCTTGCATTAAAAATTTCCTAGCACGATGGCTGCCGGCCCCTATGCAaaatttgctttgaaaattctttccttttagagTTTGCCTTGTATGTTACATTTTCAAGCAACCTGCTAATTTACACTATTTACACATTGTTTGAGTGAAAATTGTCTCTACAACTGAAGCAAAAAATAATGGCGAAGAAAAACTCAACAAGAATGACCACTAGACCATGATGAATCAAGATCTTTGAActtctcaaaaaaaagaaaaaaaaaaacactacatATCACACATTTAGAAACAATTGAAGTTTGTTTTTGTTACATGATatgcttgaaaaaaaaaaggaagtttgttATGTGATATGGAATAAAAAAATTGAGTACCATTTTAGACGTACATTATAATAGTAAAAATcaataattaaaatatgatcGGACTACAAATAAAGTAGAAATTGCTTAGTATTACATCCATTTAATTTAACATTACCTTGTTTATCTTTTAGATAGTGAATAATTACCCTTAAAACTTGTGTGTCCTATTTTACATGcaaaaccaagaaaattttTATGTGGTATTAAATCCAAACTTGTACAATATGTAAATTTGTGAAGATTATGTAGATTTGAGGAAATTATAGGGACTGTTTTCAAAGATGAGGAGACAATTAACTCTATATTCCAATAAAGGATGTTCTATATTCTTGAGTTCGCTtaagaaaatgagggaaaaaaTAAAGGATGTTAGGATGGTATTATTGATACTCGAATCCCAAGTTTCAGTTTTTGTTTGTTTCCCTCCTAATTAAGCTCCCAAGTTCACACCGCCATCCACCTCCTGCGGATCACGTTTTGATATCTGAGCTCCTTTAACTCATTACTATTTATTTATGAATGTGATTCTGTGCATTCCATTTCTTCCCATTTCtcaccctctctctctctcgccgCTCC
It contains:
- the LOC113749820 gene encoding tumor necrosis factor ligand superfamily member 6-like, with amino-acid sequence MASVNNYNFPHFPPPPTPFVSPPTPAGPIRPPPPPPVIPPTPAGPIRPPPPPVIPPPAPKPTSPPPPHVTPPPPPHRTPPPKPHPITPPPPHILPPPPPSPPDHHSTVIIIVFVSFGCLLFLACSLLALWCFLKKRKKKAVEETKIVNMDEHLKVQEAIVQGPHGQKTVVLSVEDDVHVNEVDYKKSKSLSDEQNMHAKSGEIAPSSLEEGRSSSSPVHHHSKQNPS